A window from Candidatus Omnitrophota bacterium encodes these proteins:
- the bioC gene encoding malonyl-ACP O-methyltransferase BioC, translating to MDKSKIAYNFSRYARLYDQYASVQNQAAFELADSLKNNNFSKILELGCGTGNYTLMLREEFNGARIKALDISEEMISVAQNKLKNEDIEFMVADAEKPIPDHDFDLITSNACFQWLDDLGKALRGYATSLRKGGAVCFSIFGPRTFCELNTALKSVREESCLDSAYFCNRASLQAMLKDNFKSVKINEVCYKESFSSLKGLLEKIKYSGIRGNGLGKKVYVSRGLLARVEKAYRDRFQGIGATYQVFFCRGVKR from the coding sequence ATGGATAAGTCCAAGATTGCCTATAATTTTTCCCGCTACGCGCGCCTTTACGATCAATACGCCTCGGTGCAGAACCAGGCCGCTTTTGAACTGGCGGATTCTTTAAAAAACAATAATTTTTCCAAGATCCTGGAGTTGGGATGCGGGACAGGCAATTATACGCTCATGCTGCGGGAGGAGTTTAACGGCGCAAGGATCAAGGCGTTGGATATTTCAGAGGAGATGATTTCTGTTGCGCAAAACAAATTAAAGAATGAAGATATTGAATTTATGGTTGCCGACGCCGAAAAGCCAATCCCGGATCATGATTTTGATCTGATTACCTCCAACGCCTGTTTCCAGTGGCTGGATGATCTAGGGAAAGCCTTGCGAGGATACGCAACATCACTGCGCAAAGGAGGGGCGGTCTGTTTTTCAATCTTCGGGCCGCGTACTTTTTGTGAATTGAATACGGCCTTAAAAAGCGTCCGGGAAGAGAGCTGCCTGGATTCGGCTTATTTTTGTAACCGCGCCAGCCTCCAGGCAATGCTTAAAGATAATTTTAAATCCGTGAAGATAAACGAGGTTTGTTACAAAGAAAGTTTTAGCAGTCTGAAAGGATTATTGGAGAAAATAAAATACTCCGGAATCAGGGGAAACGGTCTAGGTAAGAAAGTTTATGTTAGCCGCGGGCTGTTAGCCAGGGTGGAAAAGGCGTACCGGGATAGATTTCAGGGGATTGGCGCTACTTATCAGGTATTTTTTTGCCGGGGAGTAAAACGATGA